TTTTGTTGCACGTGAATCCTGTAACCAACAGCTTACATGATGGTCATCGGTCATGGTCGTCACATCTGGCTGGACATGATTACAGACAACCAATGCATATGGGCAACGTGCGGCAAATGCACATCCCGCTGGTGGTGCAAACAAATCTGGGGGTGTCCCCTCAATTGGCTGTAATTCCTCTTCTTTTAAATCTAGCCGTGGGACGGAATTCAGTAGTCCCTTTGTATATGGATGTTGCGGATTATAGAAAATATCTCTCTTTGTTCCAATTTCAATCACTTTTCCGGCATACATCACTGCAATTCTGTCTGCAATTTTCGCTACAACCCCTAAATCATGCGTAATCAAAATAATCGAAATACCTGTGCGCTGTTGAATTTCCTCAAATAGCTCTAAAATTTGCGCCTGAATCGTTACGTCGAGTGCAGTCGTTGGCTCATCTGCGATTAATAATTCTGGTTCACAAATAAGCGCAATTGCAATAACAATTCGTTGACGCATCCCTCCAGAAAATTGGTGAGGATATTGCTTTAAACGCTCTTCTGGATTCGAAAGACCAACTAACGAAAGCATCTCAATCGCTTTATTCTTTGCTTCAGCCGAGCTTAATTTTTTATGTGTTTTCAAGCCCTCTGTTAGCTGCTCTCCAATTGTTAATGTTGGATTGAGCGCAGTCATAGGATCTTGGAAAATCATCGAAATATCTTTCCCTT
This portion of the Solibacillus daqui genome encodes:
- a CDS encoding ABC transporter ATP-binding protein, giving the protein MTTNNSSTQTIVHPNAQRDNQEVVLQVEDLKVVFKTYGGTVQAVRGASFNLYKGETLAIVGESGCGKSVTSNAILGLIPNPPGTVTATNILFKNKDLARMSKKQYREIQGKDISMIFQDPMTALNPTLTIGEQLTEGLKTHKKLSSAEAKNKAIEMLSLVGLSNPEERLKQYPHQFSGGMRQRIVIAIALICEPELLIADEPTTALDVTIQAQILELFEEIQQRTGISIILITHDLGVVAKIADRIAVMYAGKVIEIGTKRDIFYNPQHPYTKGLLNSVPRLDLKEEELQPIEGTPPDLFAPPAGCAFAARCPYALVVCNHVQPDVTTMTDDHHVSCWLQDSRATKRLGE